The DNA region CGATGCCCGTACCGCCGACGATCAGCACCGCCGCCCAGAGCAGCACCCGGCCGGTCGACGCCGAGCCCGTCTGGAGCAGCCCGTAGGCCAGCAGCCCGGCGGTGAGCACCGCCGGCCCGATCCGGATCGCGAGTTCGCGGGCCCGCGTCGAGTCCATGTTCACGCTGAACAACTGGGCGGACGTCCAGCCGGCCGACACCGTCGCCCCGAGGAACCCGGCCGCCAGCGGGCTCAGCCCGCCCAGCTCCTGGCCGAACAGCGGGATGAAGGTCTCGGTCATCACACCCGCGCAGTAGACCGCGACGGTCAGGTAGATCCACTTGAGGTGGTTGCCGCGCCGGTAGGTGAGCTTCGGCAGGACGGTCGCCGAACCGCCGCGCTCGGCCAGCACGAAGCCGGCCAGCAGCACCAGGCCCGCGCCGATGCAGAGCGCCGTCGCCCAGCCGCGCGGCACGGTCGAACTGATGCTGAACGCGGCCGCCGAGAGGGTCAGCAGCACCAGCGAGGGCAGCGGCAGCGGCTCGGTGTGCTGCCCCGTGCCGGTCGGCCCCGGCAGCGCGCGGCGGGCCAGCACGGCCAGGACCACCGCGGCGACCAGCAGCAGCACGTACGCCCCCCGCCAGGCCCCCAGCTCGGCGAAGAGCCCCCCGAGCGACGGTCCGACCAGCGTGCCGACCCCCCACATCGCCGAGACCAGACCGGCCGCGCGGGTCCAGAGCCGCTCGGGCAGCGCGGTGCGGATCACCGCGTAGCCCAGACCGGCCACCAGCCCGCCGCCGAAGCCCTGGACCACCCGCCCGATGATCAGCGTCTCCATCGACGGGCTGGCCGCGGTCAGCGCCGCGCCCGCCCCGAAGACCAGGAACCCGGTCAGGTAGGCGCGGGAGGCGCCCAGCCGCGCCAACAGCCGGCTGACCAGCATCGCGGCGATCACGGCGGCCATCAGGAAGCCGGTGGCGACCCACGCGTAGTACTTGGCGCCGCCGATGTCCTCCACGATCGAGGGCAGCAGGGCGGCGGTGAAGTAGAGGTTCATCGCGTACAGGGCGACGCCGCCGGCGAGGATCGACGCCGAGGCGGCGAACCGTCGCGAGAACAGTTCGCCCCAGCCGCCGGAGGACTCCGGCGGCGCCGCCTCCGGAGAGTGAACTCCCTGTTCGGAGGCGGCGGAGGCGGTCTGCGCTTGCGGGGATTCGGTCACGCTTCGGTACGCTAGTAGTTCAAGAGAACTTGAAGTCAAGGGCTCGACACGCACAGCAGCAGCGAGAGGTCGCCGTGACCCCCACGCCTCCCACGCCCCCTGCGGCCGGCACGACGCCCGCGGCCGGAGGCACACCCGCGGCCGGCGCGACCCGGCGGCCGGGCGACCTGCTGAGCGTGGGCGAGGTGGCCCGCCGGAGCGGCGTGGCGCCCTCCGCCGTGCGGTTCTACGAGGAGCAGGGGCTGATCGTCTCCGAGCGGTCCGCCGGCAACCAGCGGCGCTACCACCGGCACGTGCTGCGCCGGCTCTCGCTGGTCCTGGTCGCCAAACGGCTCGGCATCCCGCTGGCCGAGGTCGCCGAGGTGTTCGAGGGCCTGCCCGCCGACCGGATGCCGGACAAGCGCGACTGGGAGCGGATCTCCCGCCGCTGGGCGGCGCTGCTCACGGCCCGGCGGCGCGAGATCGAGCGGCTGGAGCAGGAGCTGACGGGCTGCATCGGCTGCGGCTGCCTCTCGCTGCGCCGCTGCCGGGTGCTCAACCCGCAGGACTCGCTCGGCACCGACGGTCCGGGCCCGCGCCGTCTGCTGGACGACGAGTTCGACCCCGACGAGCCCGATGACCCCGACGAGCCTGACAAGCCCGACGAACAGGCCCGGCCGGCCGGGCAGCCCGGGCCGGAAGCGTAGTCCCCCGGCGCGCCGGACCCGCAGGACCGGCAGAACCTGCCGGACCTGCCGGACAACGCCGACGGGCCCGACGGATCCGCCGATCCCGTCGGGCCCGAGGGCGCCGGCACCGGTCCCGACGAGCGGTGACCGGCGTGGACCCGGCCGGGCGCGGCCCTCGTGAGGTTCCCCGCCGCGCCCGACCGGGGGCTTGGACGCGCGAGGACCCTGCCTCGCGCAGTTGGTCGCGCGAGGCCGCTGCCTCGCGCAGTTGGTGCCGTACCGCCCTCCGTGGGGGATCGGACGGTACGGCGGCTTCGGACGGCCGGGGCGCGCGGGGGCGCCCCGGACCGATCGCGGAGAGCGGCTCAGTTCTCCGGGAAGTGGCAAGCCGCCTCGCGCCCGCCGGCACCGGCGATCTGCAGCAGCGGACGCTCGGTCCGGCAGATCTCCTGGGCCTTCGGGCAGCGCGGGTGGAAGGTGCACCCGGGCGGCGGGGCGGCCGGGCTCGGCGGGTCGCCGAGCAGCACGATCCGCTCGCGCGCCCGTTCCGCGGCCGGGTCCGGCAGCGGGACGGCGGAGAGCAGCGCCTTCGTGTACGGGTGCGCCGGGTTGCCGTAGACCTGCTGCTTGTCGCCGATCTCGACGATCCGGCCGAGGTACATCACCGCGACCCGGTCGCAGACCCGCTTGACCACCGAGAGGTCGTGCGCGATGAAGATGTACGCCAGCCCCAGCTCCTTCTGGAGCTGCTCCATCAGGTTGACGACCTGGGCCTGGATGGAGACGTCCAGGGCGGAGACCGGCTCGTCGGCGACGACCAGCCGGGGCGAGGTGGCCAGCGAGCGGGCGATGCCGATCCGCTGCGCCTGGCCGCCGGAGAACTCGTGCGGGTAGCGGTCCAGGTGTTCGGGGATCAGCCCGACGAGCTCCATCAGCTCGGCGGCGCGCTTGCGCGCGTCGGCCGCGCCGGAGCCCTGGACCAGCAGCGGCTCGGAGATGATCCGGGCCACCGTCTGCCGGGGGTTGAGCGAGGAGTACGGGTCCTGGAACACCATCTGCAGGTCCCGCCGGTGCGGGCGCAGCTGGTTCTGGCTCAGGCCGCCGATCTCGGTGCCGTCGAACTTGACGGTGCCGGAGGTCGGGTCGATCAGCCGGACGACCATGCGCCCGGTGGTGGACTTGCCGCAGCCGGACTCGCCGACCAGGCCGAGGGTCTCACCGGCGCCGACGTCGAAGCTGACGCCGTCGACGGCGCGGACCAGCGGACCGGGCCGTCCGGTGCGGGAGCGCCGTCCGGGGAACGTCTTGACGAGGTCCCGGACGGACAGCAGGGGCTCGGTCATCCGAGGACTCCTTCCGGCACCAGCGGCAGGTGGCAGGCGGCTTGGTGGCCGGGGGCGAGCGGCCCGAAGGCCGGGCGTTCGGCCAGGCAGCGGGCGTGTTCCTCGGCGGTGGCGGCGGTGGTGCGGGCGCAGCGCGGGGCGAAGGAGCAGCCGGGGGCGGGGGCGATCAGCGACGGCGGGCTGCCGGGGATCGCCCGCAGCGGTGCGTCGTCGGTGTCGTCGAGGCGGGGCAGCGAGTCGAGCAGTCCGCGGGTGTACGGGTGCGCGGGGGCGCCGAACAGCCGGTCGACGGGGGCCTGTTCGGCGGCCCGGCCGCCGTACATGACCATAACCTCGTGGGCGACCCGGGCGACGACGCCGAGGTCGTGGGTGATCATCACGACGCCGAGGCCGCGCTCCTGCTGGATCCGGGCGATCAGATCGAGGATCTGGGCCTGGACGGTGACGTCGAGCGCCGTGGTGGGCTCGTCGGCGATCAGCAGTTCCGGTTCGCAGGCGAGTGCCATGGCGATCATCACGCGCTGGCGCATGCCGCCGGAGAACTGGTGCGGGTACTCGTCGACCCGGCGGGCCGGCTCGGGGATGCCGACCTCGGCCAGCATCTCGATCGCGCGCTCGCGGCCGGCCTTGCGGTTGGCCTTGAAGTGCACCCGGTAGTGCTCGGCGATCTGCTCCCCGACGGTGTAGAAGGGGTGCAGGCTGGACAGCGGGTCCTGGAAGATCATGGCGATCCGCCGGCCCCGGACGGTGCCGAGCTCCTTCTCCCCGAGGCCGTTGAGCTCCTGGCCGTTCAGCCGGATGGAGCCGGTGACGGCGGCGCCGCGGTGCAGGCCCATGACGGCGAGCGAGGTGACGGACTTCCCGCTGCCGGACTCGCCGACCAGGCCGAGGGTCTTCCCGGCCTCGACGGCGAAGGAGATGCCGTCGACGGCGCGGACGGTACCGCGCGGGGTGTTGAAGGAGACCCTGAGGTCGTCGACCTCCAGAAGGACGGTCATCAGTACCTCACTCTCGGGTCGACGTAGGCGTAGAGCACGTCGACCAGCAGGTTCGCGACGACGATGAAGAAGGCCGCGAGCAGGGTGACGCCGAGGATGATGGGCTGGTCGGAGCGGAGCAGGCCGTCGTAGAAGAGGCGTCCGACGCCGGGCAGGCCGAAGATCGACTCGGTGATGACGGCGCCGGCCAGCAGGCCGCCGAGGTCCATGCCGAAGATGGTGAGGATCGGCGTCATGCCGGAGCGCAGCCCGTGCTTGACGGTGACGGTCCGGGCCGGGAGCCCCTTGGCGCGGGCCGTGCGGATGTACGGCTCGGCCATGGTCTCGATCATCGAGTTGCGGCTCTGCCGGGCGTACATGGCCGCGTTGAGCAGGGCCAGGGCGATCCACGGCAGCAGCAGGTTGGAGGCCCATTCGAGCGGGCCGTCGGTGAACGCGTGGTACGCCGGGTAGGGCAGCAGGCCCATGGTCCGGACGACGCCCCAGATCAGCATGATCGAGGTGAAGTAGACCGGCAGCGAGGCGGTGCCGACCGAGAGCACCATCAGGGCGCGGTCGGCGAGGCTGCCCTTGCGCAGCGCCGAGGTGACACCGGCACCGAGGCCGAGGGCCAGCCAGAGCACGGACGCGCCGAGGGCGAGCGAGACGGAGACCGGCAGGCGGTCGACGAGCAGGTCCCAGACCGGCAGCGAGTACTCGTAGGAGTAGCCGAGACAGGGGAATCCGCAGTGCACGGCGCTCGGGCCGCTGCCGTAGTCGCGGCCGGCCACGATGCCGGCGAGGTAGGAGCCGAACTGTTCCCAGATCGGCGCGTCGAGGCCCATCGCGGCCTTGACCTCGGCGAGCCGCTCGGGGCTGCAGGTCTTGCCGCAGGCGGCCGCCGCCGGGTCGTTGGGCAGCAGGTAGAAGATGGTGAAGGTGATGGCGCAGATGGTCAGCAGGATGCCGGCCACGCCGATCAGCCGTCGGCCGAGGAAGAGGATCACGACCGGCCTCCCCGGGGGTCGAGGATGTCCCGCAGCGCGTCACCGAGGAGGGTGAAGGCGAGTACGGCGATGAAGAGGAAGGCCGTCGGGATCAGGAAGTACGTCGGGTCGATCTCGTAGTGGACGATGGACTCGGCGATCATCTGGCCCCAGGAGGCCGTGGGCGGGCGGACGCCGACGCCGAGGTAGGAGAGTGCGGCCTCGGTGGCGATCATGCCGGGGATCAGCAGCGTGGTGTACGCGATGATCGGGCCGGAGACGTTCGGCAGGATCTCCCGGGTGAGGATGCGCCAGGAGCGCGCGCCGCCCACCTTGGCGGCCTCGACGTACTCGCGGTGCTTGAGCGAGAGGGTCTGGCCGCGGACCACGCGGGCGATGCCGGGCCAGCCGAACAGGCCGATCACGACGGTCATCAGCAGGATCCGGTTGACGTCCTTGGCCACCGACATCATCGCGATCATGAAGATCAGCGAGGGGAACGACATCGTGAGGTCCATCAGCCGGGACAGCACGGTGTCGACGCGGCCGCCGAAGTAGCCGGCGGCGATGCCGGCGAGGGTGCCGGCGGCCACGACCAGGGCGGTGGCGGTGAAGGCGATGATCAGCGAGACCTGGCCGCCGTGCAGGACCCGGGCGAACAGGTCGCGGCCGGTGACCGGCTCGACGCCGAACCAGTGCCGGGCGCCGATGCCGCCGAAGTCGCCGATCGGCACGCCGCCCATGTACGGGTCGATGGCCCGCTTGTCGAACTCCTCGGGGGACCAGCCGCCGAGGGCGCTCAGCGGGCCGGCCAGGGCGGCCAGCAGCACCAGGACGCCGACCGTGATCAGGCCGAACCTGGCCGCGCCGCGGGCCCAGAGCTGGTCCCAGACCAGCCGCCAGGGCCCGCGCCCGGCCTTCGCGGGGCCCGCCGCCGCGACGGGCGCGGCGGCGGGCTCAGTGGAAGTACTACTCATTGCGAACGGTCCCTCAGCCCTGGCTCTTCGACGGGTCCTTGAGGCCGATGACGGCCATGTCGATCATGCCCGCGTAGCCGGAGTTGCCGAACGCGCCGGCCACGTTGGTGCCGACCAGCAGGGGGCGGCGCTGCCACATCAGCGGGACGGCGGGGGCCTTCTTCATCAGGTCCTCGTCCAGCTGCGACCAGGCCTTGTTAGCCTCGTTGACGTCCGTCATGGCCGCGATCTGGTCCATCCGGTCCATCGTGGCCTGGTCACGGAACTGGCTGTAGTTGCCCTGGTTGCCCTTCTCCTTGATGGTCCGGCCGTCGAAGAGGAACGGGAAGAAGGTCGCGGCGGACGGGTAGTCCGGGCACCAGCCCTGGATGAGCAGGTCGGGGGCGTTCTTGATGTCGCCGACGGTGTCCGCGAAGGCCGACGGGTCGACCGTGTTGACGGTGACCTGGATGCCGGACTTGCTCAGCGACTGCTGGAGGGCCTCGCCGCGGGTCTTGTCACCGAGGGAGACGGTGAGCGAGAGCTTGAGGTCGGTCTTGCCGGCCGCCTTCAGCAGCTCCTTGGCCTTCTCCGGGTCGCCGGTGGCCGGGATCTTCAGCGGGTCGGCCTTGGTGCCGCCGTTCAGCGACGGCGGCAGGAAGGAGGTGGCGACGTCGGCCATCGCGGGGCCGCCGAACGCGGTGACCTGGCTCTCCCGGTCGACGGCCCACATCATCGCCTCGCGGACCTTCGGGTCGTCGAACGGCGCCTTGGAGGTGTTCAGGTAGAGGCTGTCGGTACAGCCGGTGCGCTCGGCCACCATGCGGGCCTTGACGTCCGCCTTGGGCAGCACCTTCGGCACGGACTCGGGGCGC from Kitasatospora sp. NBC_00458 includes:
- a CDS encoding MFS transporter — protein: MTESPQAQTASAASEQGVHSPEAAPPESSGGWGELFSRRFAASASILAGGVALYAMNLYFTAALLPSIVEDIGGAKYYAWVATGFLMAAVIAAMLVSRLLARLGASRAYLTGFLVFGAGAALTAASPSMETLIIGRVVQGFGGGLVAGLGYAVIRTALPERLWTRAAGLVSAMWGVGTLVGPSLGGLFAELGAWRGAYVLLLVAAVVLAVLARRALPGPTGTGQHTEPLPLPSLVLLTLSAAAFSISSTVPRGWATALCIGAGLVLLAGFVLAERGGSATVLPKLTYRRGNHLKWIYLTVAVYCAGVMTETFIPLFGQELGGLSPLAAGFLGATVSAGWTSAQLFSVNMDSTRARELAIRIGPAVLTAGLLAYGLLQTGSASTGRVLLWAAVLIVGGTGIGVAFPHLSVSAMRSTDDEVEGSKAAAGLNTTQLIAYSVSSALAGTLVSIGGDSRLDAARYMVFGLGGLTVFGVVTAAMSLRKAR
- the soxR gene encoding redox-sensitive transcriptional activator SoxR, encoding MTPTPPTPPAAGTTPAAGGTPAAGATRRPGDLLSVGEVARRSGVAPSAVRFYEEQGLIVSERSAGNQRRYHRHVLRRLSLVLVAKRLGIPLAEVAEVFEGLPADRMPDKRDWERISRRWAALLTARRREIERLEQELTGCIGCGCLSLRRCRVLNPQDSLGTDGPGPRRLLDDEFDPDEPDDPDEPDKPDEQARPAGQPGPEA
- a CDS encoding ABC transporter ATP-binding protein — encoded protein: MTEPLLSVRDLVKTFPGRRSRTGRPGPLVRAVDGVSFDVGAGETLGLVGESGCGKSTTGRMVVRLIDPTSGTVKFDGTEIGGLSQNQLRPHRRDLQMVFQDPYSSLNPRQTVARIISEPLLVQGSGAADARKRAAELMELVGLIPEHLDRYPHEFSGGQAQRIGIARSLATSPRLVVADEPVSALDVSIQAQVVNLMEQLQKELGLAYIFIAHDLSVVKRVCDRVAVMYLGRIVEIGDKQQVYGNPAHPYTKALLSAVPLPDPAAERARERIVLLGDPPSPAAPPPGCTFHPRCPKAQEICRTERPLLQIAGAGGREAACHFPEN
- a CDS encoding ABC transporter ATP-binding protein — encoded protein: MTVLLEVDDLRVSFNTPRGTVRAVDGISFAVEAGKTLGLVGESGSGKSVTSLAVMGLHRGAAVTGSIRLNGQELNGLGEKELGTVRGRRIAMIFQDPLSSLHPFYTVGEQIAEHYRVHFKANRKAGRERAIEMLAEVGIPEPARRVDEYPHQFSGGMRQRVMIAMALACEPELLIADEPTTALDVTVQAQILDLIARIQQERGLGVVMITHDLGVVARVAHEVMVMYGGRAAEQAPVDRLFGAPAHPYTRGLLDSLPRLDDTDDAPLRAIPGSPPSLIAPAPGCSFAPRCARTTAATAEEHARCLAERPAFGPLAPGHQAACHLPLVPEGVLG
- a CDS encoding ABC transporter permease translates to MILFLGRRLIGVAGILLTICAITFTIFYLLPNDPAAAACGKTCSPERLAEVKAAMGLDAPIWEQFGSYLAGIVAGRDYGSGPSAVHCGFPCLGYSYEYSLPVWDLLVDRLPVSVSLALGASVLWLALGLGAGVTSALRKGSLADRALMVLSVGTASLPVYFTSIMLIWGVVRTMGLLPYPAYHAFTDGPLEWASNLLLPWIALALLNAAMYARQSRNSMIETMAEPYIRTARAKGLPARTVTVKHGLRSGMTPILTIFGMDLGGLLAGAVITESIFGLPGVGRLFYDGLLRSDQPIILGVTLLAAFFIVVANLLVDVLYAYVDPRVRY
- a CDS encoding ABC transporter permease, which gives rise to MSSTSTEPAAAPVAAAGPAKAGRGPWRLVWDQLWARGAARFGLITVGVLVLLAALAGPLSALGGWSPEEFDKRAIDPYMGGVPIGDFGGIGARHWFGVEPVTGRDLFARVLHGGQVSLIIAFTATALVVAAGTLAGIAAGYFGGRVDTVLSRLMDLTMSFPSLIFMIAMMSVAKDVNRILLMTVVIGLFGWPGIARVVRGQTLSLKHREYVEAAKVGGARSWRILTREILPNVSGPIIAYTTLLIPGMIATEAALSYLGVGVRPPTASWGQMIAESIVHYEIDPTYFLIPTAFLFIAVLAFTLLGDALRDILDPRGGRS